In Sphingomonas sp. SUN019, one genomic interval encodes:
- a CDS encoding HAMP domain-containing sensor histidine kinase — protein MSDAGILTARVDREDRLVDADADFAALNTRAGGGTGQLLAVPQLATIVRLARRLRILVARGVTIADGEKDVDCWVRATPGEHGVTIAVSPLRERPAWCAPAAATADVAPPPGADWIWETDAALNVMRVPAEAAARHGFDSAVVLGRPLTTLFVLENDDDGALPILDAVAARRDFTDQPATLRPTGRRYLIAAVARRDASGAFAGFVGGAFVSTEPTREDAPLSAAFSRRLEPILRGPLGRIIANADSINAATDGPLDPHYVDYAADIASAGRHLMGLVDDLADIEAIERPDFAPAPDEIDLADVVRRAAGLLGVRAADAGVTIDRGATDRPLPATAEFRRTLQILVNLIGNAVRYSPRGSTLRLSLAREGNRAVVTVEDEGKGIAPNDQARIFEKFERVDAGEPGGSGLGLYIARRLARAMGGDLTVESVSGQGARFMLALPAR, from the coding sequence GTGAGCGACGCCGGCATCCTTACCGCCCGGGTCGACCGGGAGGATCGGCTGGTCGACGCCGATGCGGACTTTGCGGCGCTCAACACGCGCGCCGGGGGCGGGACGGGGCAGTTACTCGCGGTGCCGCAGCTGGCGACGATCGTGCGGCTGGCGCGGCGGCTGCGCATTCTCGTCGCGCGCGGCGTGACGATCGCGGATGGCGAGAAGGACGTCGATTGCTGGGTGCGGGCGACGCCGGGCGAGCATGGTGTGACGATCGCGGTGTCGCCGCTGCGCGAACGGCCCGCGTGGTGTGCGCCTGCGGCTGCGACCGCGGATGTCGCTCCGCCGCCGGGGGCGGACTGGATATGGGAGACCGATGCGGCGCTGAACGTGATGCGCGTGCCGGCGGAGGCCGCGGCGCGGCACGGGTTCGATTCGGCGGTGGTGCTGGGTCGTCCGTTGACGACGCTGTTCGTGCTGGAGAATGATGACGACGGCGCATTGCCGATTCTGGATGCGGTCGCCGCGCGGCGCGATTTCACCGATCAGCCAGCGACGTTGCGGCCGACCGGGCGGCGCTATCTGATCGCCGCAGTCGCGCGGCGCGATGCGTCGGGCGCATTCGCGGGTTTTGTCGGCGGCGCGTTCGTCTCAACCGAGCCGACGCGCGAGGATGCGCCATTGTCGGCCGCGTTCAGCCGTCGCCTGGAGCCGATCCTGCGCGGGCCGCTGGGGCGGATCATCGCCAATGCCGACAGCATCAATGCGGCGACCGACGGGCCGCTCGATCCGCATTACGTCGACTATGCCGCCGACATCGCGAGCGCGGGGCGGCATCTGATGGGGCTGGTCGACGATTTGGCTGATATCGAGGCGATCGAACGCCCCGATTTCGCGCCCGCGCCCGACGAGATCGATCTGGCGGACGTGGTGCGGCGTGCGGCCGGGCTGCTCGGAGTAAGGGCCGCGGATGCCGGGGTGACGATCGACCGCGGCGCGACCGACCGGCCGTTGCCTGCGACGGCGGAGTTTCGCCGGACGTTGCAGATCCTGGTCAACCTGATCGGCAATGCGGTGCGCTATTCACCGCGCGGCAGCACGCTGCGACTGAGTCTGGCGCGCGAGGGAAATCGCGCGGTCGTGACGGTCGAGGATGAGGGGAAGGGCATCGCGCCGAACGATCAGGCGCGAATCTTCGAAAAGTTCGAACGCGTCGATGCGGGGGAGCCCGGCGGCAGCGGATTGGGCCTGTACATCGCGCGACGGCTGGCGCGTGCGATGGGGGGCGACCTGACGGTGGAAAGCGTGAGCGGGCAGGGCGCGCGGTTTATGCTGGCGTTGCCTGCGCGGTGA
- a CDS encoding citrate synthase, whose translation MTDTAKLSIAGSDHDYPVMSGTVGPDVVDIRKLYAQTGAFTYDPGFTSTASCQSKLTYIDGDEGVLLHRGYAIGDLAENSTFMEVAYLLLNDELPKKGELEQFETTITRHTMLHEQLAMFYRGFRRDAHPMAIMCGVVGALSAFYHDSTDIHDPTQRMIASHRLIAKMPTIAAMAYKYSVGQPFLYPDNSLSYTGNFLRMTFGVPAEAYEVDPVIEKALDRIFILHADHEQNASTSTVRLAGSSGANPFACIAAGIACLWGPAHGGANEAALNMLHEIGTVDRIPEFIARAKDKNDPFRLMGFGHRVYKNYDPRATVMQKTVREVFAAMKVSDPVFDVALKLEELALSDPYFVEKKLFPNVDFYSGVILSAIGFPTSMFTALFALARTVGWVAQWNEMITDPDQKIGRPRQLYNGPAERTYVPVGQR comes from the coding sequence ATGACCGATACCGCCAAGCTGTCCATCGCCGGTAGCGACCACGATTATCCGGTGATGTCCGGCACGGTCGGCCCCGACGTCGTCGACATTCGCAAACTCTATGCGCAGACGGGCGCGTTCACCTACGATCCCGGTTTCACCTCCACCGCCAGCTGCCAGTCGAAACTGACCTATATCGACGGCGACGAGGGCGTTTTGCTGCATCGCGGCTATGCGATCGGCGATTTGGCCGAAAATTCGACCTTCATGGAGGTCGCATACCTGCTGCTGAACGACGAGCTGCCGAAAAAGGGCGAGCTGGAACAGTTCGAAACGACGATCACACGCCACACGATGCTGCACGAACAGCTGGCGATGTTTTACCGCGGGTTCCGTCGCGATGCACATCCGATGGCGATCATGTGTGGCGTCGTCGGGGCGCTCAGCGCGTTCTATCACGATTCGACCGACATCCATGATCCGACGCAGCGCATGATCGCGTCGCACCGGCTGATCGCGAAGATGCCGACTATCGCGGCGATGGCGTACAAATACAGCGTCGGTCAGCCGTTCCTTTATCCCGACAATTCGCTCAGCTACACCGGCAACTTCCTGCGCATGACGTTCGGCGTGCCCGCGGAGGCGTATGAGGTCGATCCGGTCATCGAAAAGGCGCTGGACCGCATCTTCATCCTGCACGCCGACCACGAACAGAATGCCTCCACCTCGACCGTGCGGCTCGCCGGTTCGTCGGGCGCGAACCCGTTCGCGTGCATCGCGGCGGGCATCGCCTGCCTGTGGGGTCCGGCGCACGGCGGCGCGAACGAGGCCGCGCTCAACATGCTGCACGAGATCGGGACGGTCGACCGTATCCCCGAGTTTATCGCCCGCGCGAAGGACAAGAATGACCCGTTCCGCCTGATGGGCTTCGGCCACCGCGTGTACAAGAATTACGATCCCCGCGCGACCGTGATGCAGAAGACCGTGCGCGAGGTCTTCGCGGCGATGAAGGTCAGCGATCCGGTGTTCGACGTCGCGCTGAAGCTGGAAGAACTGGCGCTCAGCGACCCGTATTTCGTGGAAAAGAAGCTGTTCCCGAACGTCGATTTCTATTCGGGCGTGATCCTGTCGGCGATCGGTTTCCCGACTTCGATGTTCACCGCCTTGTTCGCACTCGCCCGCACCGTCGGCTGGGTCGCGCAGTGGAACGAGATGATCACCGATCCCGACCAGAAGATCGGCCGCCCGCGCCAGCTTTACAACGGCCCGGCCGAACGAACCTACGTTCCCGTCGGGCAGCGCTGA
- the gltX gene encoding glutamate--tRNA ligase: protein MSATIDTAAPPRDRNVVTRFAPSPTGFLHLGGARTALFNLLFARAHGGKFLLRIEDTDRARSTQPAIDAILSGMTWLGLDWDGDAVFQATRAERHAEVAHQMLNSGHAYRCYLTPDELAAMRAAAEAAKKPLRIRSPWRDRTDWPDDKPYVVRLKAPTEGATTIPDLVQGDVTVQNVEIDDLVLLRSDGTPVYMLAVVVDDHDMGVTHVIRGDDHLNNAFRQLPIYRAMGWPEPAYAHIPLIHGSDGAKLSKRHGAVGIEAYRDELGILPEAMGNYLLRLGWGHGDDEIIDRDQAVEWFDLAGVGKSPSRFDLKKLENLNGHYIRAADDARLTGLVAEKFGFEDAARRDLLTQAMPSLKARAANLNELAAGSAFLFATRPLQIDEAAAPLLQDGASALLTRLHAALDAVHNWDTETLEDAVRRVAEDAGVKLGQVAQPLRVALTGRKTSPGIFDVLVLLGRDESLARIADHAV from the coding sequence TTGAGCGCAACCATCGATACCGCGGCACCGCCGCGCGACCGAAACGTCGTCACGCGCTTCGCGCCATCGCCTACGGGATTCCTGCATCTCGGCGGCGCGCGCACCGCGTTGTTCAACCTGTTGTTCGCGAGAGCCCACGGCGGGAAATTCCTGCTTCGGATCGAGGATACCGACCGCGCGCGCTCCACCCAGCCCGCGATCGACGCGATCCTGTCGGGGATGACGTGGCTCGGGCTCGACTGGGACGGCGACGCCGTGTTCCAGGCGACCCGCGCGGAGCGTCACGCCGAGGTCGCGCACCAAATGCTCAATAGCGGCCACGCCTATCGTTGCTATCTGACGCCCGACGAGCTTGCCGCGATGCGCGCCGCAGCGGAGGCGGCGAAGAAGCCGCTGCGCATCCGTAGCCCGTGGCGCGACCGAACCGACTGGCCGGACGACAAGCCCTATGTCGTGCGCTTGAAGGCCCCGACCGAGGGCGCGACGACGATCCCCGACCTGGTCCAGGGCGACGTGACGGTTCAGAACGTGGAGATCGACGACCTCGTCCTGCTGCGGTCGGACGGCACGCCGGTCTATATGCTCGCGGTGGTGGTCGACGATCACGACATGGGCGTCACCCACGTCATCCGCGGCGACGATCATCTCAACAACGCGTTCCGCCAGCTACCGATCTATCGCGCGATGGGCTGGCCCGAACCCGCCTATGCGCACATCCCGCTGATCCACGGATCGGACGGCGCGAAGCTGTCGAAGAGGCACGGCGCGGTCGGGATCGAGGCGTATCGCGACGAACTCGGCATCCTGCCCGAAGCGATGGGCAATTACCTGCTCCGGCTCGGCTGGGGCCACGGCGACGATGAAATCATCGACCGCGATCAGGCAGTCGAATGGTTCGACCTGGCGGGCGTCGGCAAATCGCCGTCACGCTTCGACCTGAAGAAACTGGAGAACCTGAACGGCCATTACATCCGCGCCGCCGACGATGCGCGACTGACCGGACTGGTCGCCGAAAAATTCGGTTTCGAGGATGCGGCACGGCGCGACCTGCTTACGCAGGCGATGCCGTCGCTGAAGGCGCGCGCGGCAAATCTGAACGAACTGGCCGCCGGGTCGGCGTTCCTGTTCGCCACCCGCCCGCTGCAGATCGACGAAGCCGCCGCGCCGTTGCTCCAGGATGGCGCATCTGCGCTGCTCACCCGGCTCCACGCCGCGCTTGACGCAGTGCACAACTGGGATACGGAGACGCTCGAAGATGCGGTACGCCGCGTGGCCGAGGATGCGGGCGTAAAGCTCGGTCAGGTCGCGCAGCCGCTCCGTGTCGCACTCACCGGCCGCAAGACGTCGCCGGGCATTTTCGACGTGCTGGTCCTGCTGGGCCGCGACGAAAGCCTGGCGCGCATTGCGGACCACGCCGTCTGA
- the lexA gene encoding transcriptional repressor LexA, which yields MLTKKQHELICFINDRLADSGVSPSFEEMKDALDLKSKSGVHRLISALEERGFLRRLPNRARALEVLKMPERAEPKRAAPPPRRAAPEPANDIIEIPLHGRIAAGVPIEAFEGSTMLPVPAALLGAGEHFALEVSGDSMVEAGILDGDYALIRRQDVARDGEIVVALIEDHEATLKYFRREGAMIRLDPANRAYDPQRYPPSHVRVQGKLSGLLRRYD from the coding sequence ATGCTTACCAAGAAGCAGCATGAGCTGATCTGTTTCATCAACGATCGGCTCGCCGACAGTGGCGTGTCACCTTCGTTCGAGGAAATGAAGGACGCGCTGGACCTGAAGTCCAAGTCCGGCGTCCACCGTCTGATCAGCGCGCTGGAAGAACGTGGCTTCCTCCGCCGCCTGCCGAACCGCGCGCGGGCGCTCGAAGTGCTGAAGATGCCCGAGCGCGCCGAGCCGAAGCGGGCGGCCCCGCCGCCGCGCCGCGCCGCGCCCGAACCCGCCAACGACATCATCGAAATTCCGCTGCACGGCCGGATCGCCGCGGGCGTCCCGATCGAGGCGTTCGAGGGATCGACCATGCTGCCCGTTCCCGCCGCCCTGCTCGGCGCCGGCGAACATTTCGCACTGGAAGTGTCGGGCGATTCGATGGTCGAGGCGGGCATCCTCGATGGCGACTACGCGCTGATCCGACGGCAGGACGTCGCCCGTGACGGCGAGATCGTCGTGGCGCTGATCGAGGATCACGAAGCGACGCTCAAATATTTCCGTCGCGAAGGCGCGATGATCCGGCTCGATCCCGCCAACCGCGCCTACGATCCGCAGCGTTATCCCCCCTCGCACGTCCGCGTGCAGGGTAAGCTGTCGGGGCTGCTGCGCCGCTACGATTGA
- a CDS encoding molybdopterin molybdotransferase MoeA, which translates to MSLLPVAEAQVRLLASVAPVAAETLPIGAALGRWAAEPVIAARTQPAADLSAMDGYAIRFADLPGPWRVIGESAAGRPFDGTIGAGEAARIFTGAAMPKGADTVMVQEEAGRDGDRLTLDGEGPLALGRNTRRRGLDFSAGDVLIEAGARLTAARLAVAATGGVGAVTVRRPVRVAIAATGDELVEPGTPASDTALPESNRLLLRSLLADSPVEIVDLGILPDRLDALTEAFRDVQADLLVTTGGASVGDHDLVRPALEAAGAQIDFWRIALRPGKPMMAGRRGQMLVLGLPGNPVSAFVTAILFVKPVVAALAGAHNPLPRTTRAILGEDLPANGPRTDYMRAALTDGRVSVSGIQDSSMLLTLARSDCLVIREPHAPPAAAGESAEILMIA; encoded by the coding sequence GTGAGCCTGCTTCCCGTCGCGGAGGCGCAGGTGCGCCTGCTCGCCTCGGTCGCGCCGGTCGCGGCCGAAACCCTCCCGATCGGTGCGGCGCTCGGGCGATGGGCGGCCGAACCGGTGATCGCCGCGCGGACGCAGCCCGCCGCGGACCTGTCGGCGATGGACGGTTACGCCATCCGCTTCGCCGATCTGCCCGGACCGTGGCGAGTCATCGGGGAAAGCGCGGCGGGGCGGCCGTTCGACGGCACGATCGGAGCCGGTGAGGCCGCACGCATCTTCACCGGCGCGGCGATGCCGAAGGGCGCGGATACGGTGATGGTGCAAGAGGAAGCCGGGCGCGATGGCGATCGTCTGACGCTGGACGGCGAAGGACCGCTCGCGCTCGGCCGCAACACGCGTCGGCGCGGACTCGACTTTTCCGCAGGCGACGTGCTGATCGAAGCGGGTGCGCGACTGACCGCCGCCCGGTTGGCGGTGGCGGCGACTGGTGGCGTCGGCGCCGTCACGGTCCGCCGCCCCGTCCGCGTGGCGATCGCGGCAACCGGAGACGAACTCGTCGAACCCGGCACCCCCGCGTCCGACACCGCGCTCCCCGAATCCAACCGGCTGCTGTTGCGATCGTTGCTCGCAGATTCGCCGGTCGAGATCGTCGACCTCGGTATCCTGCCCGATCGGCTCGACGCCCTGACCGAGGCGTTTCGCGACGTTCAGGCTGACCTGCTCGTCACCACAGGCGGCGCGTCGGTCGGCGACCATGATCTGGTCCGCCCCGCGCTGGAAGCGGCGGGCGCGCAGATCGATTTCTGGCGCATCGCGCTGCGCCCGGGCAAGCCGATGATGGCCGGACGGCGCGGTCAGATGCTGGTGCTCGGGCTTCCCGGTAACCCGGTGTCGGCGTTCGTCACCGCGATCCTGTTCGTCAAACCCGTCGTCGCCGCGCTGGCGGGCGCACACAACCCGCTGCCGCGCACGACCCGCGCGATCCTCGGCGAAGACCTGCCCGCGAACGGCCCGCGCACCGATTATATGCGCGCCGCGTTGACCGATGGCCGGGTCAGCGTTTCGGGCATTCAGGACAGCTCGATGCTGCTCACGCTGGCGCGCTCCGACTGCCTGGTGATCCGCGAACCGCACGCGCCACCAGCGGCGGCTGGCGAATCGGCGGAAATCCTCATGATCGCTTGA